The sequence CCCAGTATAGGCGGGGATGGGCATTGAGGATCATCAGCCCGCTCATCAGCATGACCAGGATGCACAGGGCATTGGTCCAGTGCCACAGCCGGGTGGCCAGCGCATGGCGGCGGACGAAATCGCCGCCCCGGGGCTGCGACAGGTCATCAGCAGGCGGAGAATACTGGTCCATCAAATCCCTTTTCGGCGGGCACAGGCAAAAGGTTACAAGCCTCATACAAAAAAGCCAGCCGCAGCTTGCCACCCCCGCCGCCCTCCCTTACCCGGCAGGCAAGGGGAGAGAATTCGTGCCGCCGGGCCAGCAACGCCATCATCCTGTTCTGCCCTTCCTGCTGGCCGCCAGCGGGATCGCGCTGTTCAGCGTGATGGATGCCGTGATGAAAAGCGCCAGCCTGCAGGTCGGCGCCTATAACGCCATGCTGTTTCGCTCAGGCTTCGGCGTGCTGCTGATGCTGCCGCTGTGGCGCGCGACGGGCGGGCGCTGGCCGGAAGGTCCGGCGCTGCGCCTGCACGCGCTGCGCGGTGCAATCAGCGCGGGCCTTGCCACCAGCTTCTTCTGGGGCCTGATCCGCTTGCCGCTGGCCGAGGCGATCGCCCTGTCCTTCATCGCCCCGCTGATCGCGCTGTACCTTGCCGCCGTCATGCTGGGCGAGAAAATCGGCCGGGGTGCCGTGATCGCTTCGCTGCTGGGCTTTGCCGGGGTGCTGGTGATCGGTGCAGGCCGGCTCGGACGCGAGGCACTGAGCGAGGATGCCTTATGGGGCATCGCTTCAGTGCTGCTTTCGGCCGTCCTTTATGCCTTCAACCTGATTTTCCAGCGCAAGCAGGCGCAGCTCGCCAGCCCGCAGGAAGTGGCGCTGTTCCAGATGGGCTTTGCCGGCCTGTTCCTGGCGCTGGCCGCCCCCTGGCTGGCGGTAACGCCAAGCCTGCCGGTCCTGGGCGAAATCGCGACCGGGGCAGTGCTGGCCGCGATTTCACTGATGCTGCTGAGCTGGGCCTATGCCCGGGCCGAGGCGCAAGTGCTGCTGCCGATCGAGTATACCGCGTTCATCTGGGCCGCGCTGCTGGGCTGGCTGGTCTTTGCCGAGCCGGTGACGGTCGAAACGCTGGCCGGGGTGGCGCTGATCGTGATCGGCTGCTGGATCGCCGCGCGCAAGGCTGTGCCCGCCCATACCGAGCAGACCACGCTTTAGTTCGCTCCGGGCCGGTTTCCCGGTCCAGCTACTTGACGCGCCGCCCAAACCCGCGCATCGGCGGCGCCGATATGGCTCGGCTGCACCCGCGAAAGGGGCGTGCGCGCAGGCGGGCACCACCAACAGGAGTATTTGCGGGATGACCCAGGTCGGACAGGACACGCTCGGGACGCGCAGCACGCTGACCGTCGGCGGCAAGGACTATGCCTATTATTCGCTCAAGAAGGCCGCGGCCAAGCTGGGCGATATCAGCCGCCTGCCGTTCTCGATGAAGGTCCTGCTGGAAAACCTGCTCCGCTTTGAAGACGGCGGCTTCACCGTTTCGACCGATCACGTCAAGGCGGTGATCGACTGGCAGAAGAACCCTAAGGAATCGGCCGAGGAAATCCAGTACCGCCCCGCCCGCGTGCTGCTGCAGGACTTCACCGGCGTGCCCTGCGTGGTTGACCTTGCCGCGATGCGCGATGCGATTGCCAAGCTGGGCGGGGATACCAGCAAGATCAATCCGCTGGTCCCAGTCAACCTGGTGATCGACCACTCGGTCATGGTCGACGAGTTCGGCCATCCCAAGGCGTTCCAGGAAAACGTCGAGATCGAATATCACCGCAACATGGAGCGCTATGACTTCCTGAAGTGGGGATCGAAGTCGCTCAACAACTTCTACGCCGTGCCGCCCGGCACCGGCATCTGCCACCAGGTGAACCTGGAAAACATCGCCAAGACGGTGTGGACCAGCCAGGACCAGAGCGGCGCGACCGTGGCCTATCCGGACACCTGCGTCGGCACCGACAGCCACACCACGATGATCAACGGCCTGGGCGTGCTGGGCTGGGGCGTCGGCGGGATCGAAGCCGAAGCGGCTATGCTCGGTCAGCCGGTTTCGATGCTGATCCCCGAAGTGGTCGGCTTCAAGCTGACCGGGGCTCTGCGCGAAGGCGTGACCGCGACCGACCTGGTGCTGACCTGCACCAACCTGCTGCGCAAGCACGGCGTGGTCGGCCGTTTCGTCGAATACTATGGCCCCGGCCTCGCCTCGCTCAGCCTGGCTGACCGTGCGACGCTGGCCAACATGGCGCCGGAATATGGCGCGACCTGCGGCTTCTTCGGGATCGACGACAAGACGCTCGATTACCTGCGCCTGACCGGCCGCGAGGAAAGCCAGATTGCCCTGGTCGAAGCCTATGCCAAGGAACAGGGCTTCTGGATCGATCCGGCCGCCACCGATCCGATTTTTTCCTCGACGCTCGAACTCGACATGGGCACCGTAGTCCCCAGCCTCGCCGGGCCGAAGCGCCCGCAGGACCGCGTCAACCTGGAAGATGTCGACGATGTCTTCGCCAAGGACATGGCTGAAACCTACAAGAAGACCAACGCCCGCGTGCCGGTTGAGGGCAAGGATTTCGATATCGGCGATGGCGACGTGATGATCGCCGCGATCACCAGTTGCACCAACACCTCGAACCCAGGCGTACTGGTTGCCGCCGGCCTTGTCGCCAAGAAGGCCGACGAGCTGGGCCTGAAGCCCAAGCCCTGGGTCAAGACCAGCCTTGCTCCAGGATCGCAAGTCGTCACCGACTACCTGATCAAGGCCGGGCTGCAGAGCCACCTCGACAATATCGGCTTCAACCTGGTCGGCTATGGCTGCACCACCTGCATCGGCAACTCGGGCCCGCTCGCTGAACCGATCAGCAAGGCGATCAACGATAACGGGCTGGTCGCCGCCGCCGTGATCTCGGGCAACCGCAACTTCGAAGGCCGCGTCTCACCGGACGTGCGGGCCAACTTCCTCGCCAGCCCGCCGCTGGTCGTGGCCTATGCGCTCAAGGGCACGGTGATCGATGATTTCGTCACCACCCCGATCGGCACCGGCAAGGATGGCCAGGACGTGTTCCTGAAGGACATCTGGCCGACCAACCTCGAAGTCGCCGAAACCATGAACGCCTGCGTGACGCGCGAGATGTTCCAGGCCCGCTATGCCGACGTCTACAAGGGCGACGAGCACTGGCAGGCGATCAATGTGACCGGCTCGGAAACCTACCAGTGGCGCGCTGGCAGCACCTATGTTGCCAACCCGCCCTACTTCGAAGGCATGTCGATGACCCCGGCCCCGGTGCAGGACATCATCGAAGCCAAGCCGCTGCTGATCCTCGGCGATTCGATCACGACCGACCACATCAGCCCGGCCGGCAACATCAAGGCTGACAGCCCGGCTGGCCAGTGGCTGATGGAGCACCAGGTCGCGAAGGCTGACTTCAACTCCTATGGCGCGCGCCGCGGCCACCATGAAGTGATGATGCGCGGTACCTTTGCCAATATCCGCATCAAGAACGAGATGGTCCCCGGCATCGAAGGCGGGATGAGCAAGTACAACGGCGAAGTCATGCCGGTTTACGATGCCGCGATGAAGCACAAGGCCGATGGCACGCCGATGGTGGTCGTCGCCGGCAAGGAATACGGCACCGGTTCCAGCCGTGACTGGGCTGCCAAGGGCACCAATCTGCTGGGCGTGCGCGCAGTGATTGTTGAGAGCTTTGAGCGCATTCACCGCTCGAACCTGGTTGGCATGGGCGTGCTACCGCTGCAGTTCAAGGACGGCGAAACCCGCGAAACGCTGGGCCTTGACGGCGATTGCACCTACACCATCAAGGGTGTTGCCAGCCTGACTCCGCGTCAGGACGTGACGGTGGAAGTCACCCGCAAGGATGGCAGCCAGTTCAGCTTCACCGCGCTGTGCCGGATCGATACCGCCAATGAGGTCGAATACTTCATGAACGGCGGCATCCTGCACTACGTACTGCGCAAGCTGGCCGCCTGATCCATTGGTCGGCCGTTCATTGGACGGCCGACCAATTCCACACCTGAACGAAGAAGGGCGGCACCATGGCCGCCCTCCCCCCTTCCAACTGAATCGCGATCCTAGGCCGGCCTGGCGGCGAGGCGACGACGCCCGACCAGAGCCGCAGCGGCCGCGCCGAACAGCAGCAGCATGGGCGGCGCGGGGACTTCGGTGCCACCCGTGGAAGTGGGAGGAGGTGGCGGAGGAGGCGGAGGCGGAAAATCGCCCCCGGTTGAAGTGGAAGTCGGCGGCGGCGAGGGTGGAAAGCCTCCACTCGTAGTAGTCGTCGAGGACGAGATATTGCCTGAGCTCGAAGTTGAAGTGCTGGTCGAGCTCGACGACGTTACATTCCCAGACGTTGAACTTGACGTGCTGGTCGAAACATTGCCCGAGCTTGAGGTGCTGGTCGAAACGTTGCCCGACGACGAACTGGTTGAGGTGACATTACCCGATGAAGTCGAAGTCGAGGTCGACAAGCCACCCGTAGAAGTGGTCGAGCTCGACGAAATGCCGCCCGTGGTGGTCGTGCTGGTCAGGCCGCCGGTCGAACTGGAGGTGCTGCCGCCCGAGGTCGAGGAAGAAGAACCGCCG comes from Novosphingobium ginsenosidimutans and encodes:
- a CDS encoding DMT family transporter translates to MPPGQQRHHPVLPFLLAASGIALFSVMDAVMKSASLQVGAYNAMLFRSGFGVLLMLPLWRATGGRWPEGPALRLHALRGAISAGLATSFFWGLIRLPLAEAIALSFIAPLIALYLAAVMLGEKIGRGAVIASLLGFAGVLVIGAGRLGREALSEDALWGIASVLLSAVLYAFNLIFQRKQAQLASPQEVALFQMGFAGLFLALAAPWLAVTPSLPVLGEIATGAVLAAISLMLLSWAYARAEAQVLLPIEYTAFIWAALLGWLVFAEPVTVETLAGVALIVIGCWIAARKAVPAHTEQTTL
- the acnA gene encoding aconitate hydratase AcnA, whose product is MTQVGQDTLGTRSTLTVGGKDYAYYSLKKAAAKLGDISRLPFSMKVLLENLLRFEDGGFTVSTDHVKAVIDWQKNPKESAEEIQYRPARVLLQDFTGVPCVVDLAAMRDAIAKLGGDTSKINPLVPVNLVIDHSVMVDEFGHPKAFQENVEIEYHRNMERYDFLKWGSKSLNNFYAVPPGTGICHQVNLENIAKTVWTSQDQSGATVAYPDTCVGTDSHTTMINGLGVLGWGVGGIEAEAAMLGQPVSMLIPEVVGFKLTGALREGVTATDLVLTCTNLLRKHGVVGRFVEYYGPGLASLSLADRATLANMAPEYGATCGFFGIDDKTLDYLRLTGREESQIALVEAYAKEQGFWIDPAATDPIFSSTLELDMGTVVPSLAGPKRPQDRVNLEDVDDVFAKDMAETYKKTNARVPVEGKDFDIGDGDVMIAAITSCTNTSNPGVLVAAGLVAKKADELGLKPKPWVKTSLAPGSQVVTDYLIKAGLQSHLDNIGFNLVGYGCTTCIGNSGPLAEPISKAINDNGLVAAAVISGNRNFEGRVSPDVRANFLASPPLVVAYALKGTVIDDFVTTPIGTGKDGQDVFLKDIWPTNLEVAETMNACVTREMFQARYADVYKGDEHWQAINVTGSETYQWRAGSTYVANPPYFEGMSMTPAPVQDIIEAKPLLILGDSITTDHISPAGNIKADSPAGQWLMEHQVAKADFNSYGARRGHHEVMMRGTFANIRIKNEMVPGIEGGMSKYNGEVMPVYDAAMKHKADGTPMVVVAGKEYGTGSSRDWAAKGTNLLGVRAVIVESFERIHRSNLVGMGVLPLQFKDGETRETLGLDGDCTYTIKGVASLTPRQDVTVEVTRKDGSQFSFTALCRIDTANEVEYFMNGGILHYVLRKLAA